In one window of Opitutus sp. GAS368 DNA:
- a CDS encoding type II secretion system F family protein, translated as MPRFSYIALDVRGAEKSGLLDAPDVKQVAAILKGQGLFPTDVIPQRGEAVAAVTKSSPALRPVPSSVVRPLSSVQLRLPFLRMIGAKELAVFTRQLATLLRAGMPLLRGLEVLARQERNQGFRHVIEALAEAIKSGGTLSEAMTQHPRVFGRLYVNMVKAGEAGGVLDVVLGRLARFQEKSLQLKGKITSAMVYPLIVMAVAVLILAGLLVFVVPKFQQIFADLLKGAPLPPLTQFVLTVSDAVKNHSIVALGVGIALWFAAQAFRRTPAGARLLDTWTLQLPLFGQLFLKAIVARFGRTLGTLLSSGVPILPALLITRDTCGNTRIAGAITEVHDRVKEGAPVARPLESTQVFPPMVTSMIDVGEHTGQLPEMLGKVADIYEDEVDNAVAGLSSLIEPILILFLALVVGTIVIALFLPIIRIVQLLT; from the coding sequence ATGCCCCGGTTTTCCTACATCGCCCTCGATGTGCGCGGCGCGGAGAAATCCGGACTGCTGGATGCCCCCGACGTGAAACAGGTGGCGGCCATTCTCAAAGGCCAGGGCCTGTTTCCAACCGACGTCATACCGCAACGTGGTGAAGCTGTAGCCGCGGTGACGAAATCAAGCCCAGCTCTGCGCCCGGTTCCGTCCTCGGTCGTCCGTCCTCTGTCCTCTGTGCAGCTCCGCCTGCCGTTCCTCCGGATGATCGGCGCGAAGGAGCTCGCGGTGTTCACCCGCCAGCTGGCCACGCTGCTGCGCGCGGGCATGCCGTTGCTGCGCGGACTTGAGGTGCTGGCCCGGCAGGAACGCAACCAGGGTTTCCGCCACGTCATCGAGGCGCTGGCCGAGGCCATCAAATCAGGCGGCACGCTTTCCGAGGCGATGACCCAGCACCCGCGCGTGTTCGGCCGGCTTTATGTCAACATGGTCAAGGCCGGCGAGGCCGGCGGCGTGCTCGATGTCGTGCTCGGCCGGCTGGCGCGCTTTCAGGAGAAGAGTCTCCAGCTGAAGGGCAAGATCACCTCGGCCATGGTGTATCCGCTCATCGTCATGGCCGTGGCGGTGCTCATCCTCGCCGGCCTGCTGGTTTTTGTGGTGCCGAAGTTCCAGCAGATCTTCGCCGACCTGCTCAAGGGCGCGCCGCTGCCGCCGCTGACGCAATTCGTGCTCACGGTGAGCGACGCGGTGAAGAACCACTCCATCGTCGCCCTGGGCGTGGGCATCGCGCTCTGGTTCGCGGCGCAGGCCTTCCGCCGGACGCCGGCCGGGGCGCGTCTGCTGGATACGTGGACCCTGCAGCTGCCGCTATTCGGCCAGTTGTTCCTGAAAGCCATCGTTGCCCGCTTCGGCCGGACGCTCGGCACTCTCCTGTCGAGCGGCGTGCCGATCCTGCCGGCCTTGCTCATCACCCGTGACACCTGCGGCAACACCCGCATCGCCGGCGCCATCACCGAGGTGCACGACCGGGTGAAGGAGGGCGCGCCGGTCGCCCGACCGCTGGAGTCCACGCAGGTCTTCCCGCCGATGGTCACAAGCATGATCGACGTCGGCGAACACACCGGTCAGCTGCCCGAGATGTTGGGCAAGGTGGCCGACATCTACGAGGACGAGGTGGACAACGCCGTCGCCGGTCTCAGTTCGCTCATCGAACCCATCCTGATCCTGTTCCTGGCGCTCGTCGTCGGCACCATCGTCATCGCACTCTTCCTGCCGATCATTCGGATCGTGCAACTGCTGACGTGA
- a CDS encoding GspE/PulE family protein has translation MFEGHDQAVFDLLAERRLVEPASLQAAFDEHRATGKPLARMLLDLGLLDKSALLHAVADHIGCDYAGDLPATLPGDALALVEGGMARTYGVAPIASDGFSISVAAVDPFNPNLVNDLTFALERDVRISVADPERVSLLIRQHYGEEEISLDAALGDLQAQVGDTGDEALTEADIEQMAGQTPIIRFVNLVLAQAIRDKASDIHFEPFEHDFKIRYRIDGALYEMAPPPKNLARPIISRLKVLANLNIAERRLPQDGRIKLNLGGRAVDLRVSTLPTQFGESVVLRVLDQTSVQLELRQLGLPDAIRIGVEEVIRRPNGIFLVTGPTGSGKTTTLYSCLKTLNTADSKLLTVEDPVEYEIDGVMQVPVNLAAGLTFARALRTFLRQDPDIVMVGEIRDLETAQIAIQASLTGHLVLSTLHTNDAPSAVTRLADMGIEPFLLASTLEAVLAQRLVRRLCPACRSAYTPDESLLRQLGLNPSESSRREFYRSVGCVSCNLLGYKGRLGLFEYLPMTDALRELVGQGVSLVQLRQKAVAQGMTSLRDAGLAAILAGETTIEEVVKYT, from the coding sequence ATGTTCGAAGGACACGACCAGGCGGTTTTCGATCTGCTCGCCGAGCGCCGGCTCGTCGAGCCCGCTTCGCTCCAGGCCGCCTTTGACGAGCACCGCGCCACGGGCAAGCCGCTCGCCCGGATGCTGCTCGACCTCGGCCTGCTCGATAAATCCGCACTGCTTCACGCCGTGGCCGACCACATCGGCTGTGACTACGCGGGGGACCTGCCGGCCACGCTGCCGGGCGATGCGCTCGCCCTGGTCGAGGGCGGCATGGCCCGCACCTACGGCGTGGCGCCGATTGCTTCCGACGGATTCTCCATCTCGGTGGCCGCGGTCGATCCCTTCAATCCCAACCTGGTCAACGACCTGACCTTCGCCCTCGAACGCGATGTGCGCATCAGCGTCGCCGATCCCGAGCGCGTATCGCTGCTCATCCGGCAGCATTACGGCGAGGAGGAGATCTCGCTGGATGCGGCGCTCGGCGACCTGCAGGCCCAGGTGGGCGATACCGGCGACGAAGCGCTGACCGAGGCCGACATCGAGCAGATGGCCGGGCAGACGCCCATCATCCGCTTCGTCAACCTCGTGCTCGCGCAGGCCATCCGCGACAAGGCATCGGACATCCATTTCGAACCCTTCGAGCACGATTTCAAGATCCGCTACCGGATCGACGGAGCGCTCTACGAGATGGCGCCGCCGCCCAAGAACCTTGCGCGGCCCATCATCTCGCGCCTCAAGGTGCTCGCGAACCTGAACATCGCCGAGCGCCGCCTGCCGCAAGACGGCCGCATCAAACTCAACCTCGGCGGCCGCGCGGTGGACCTGCGCGTCTCCACGCTGCCGACGCAGTTCGGCGAGAGCGTCGTGCTGCGCGTCCTGGACCAGACTTCCGTCCAGCTCGAGCTCCGCCAGCTCGGCCTGCCGGACGCGATCCGCATCGGTGTCGAGGAGGTCATCCGCCGGCCTAACGGCATTTTCCTCGTCACCGGCCCGACGGGTTCGGGCAAGACCACCACGCTCTACAGCTGTCTCAAGACACTCAACACCGCCGATTCCAAGCTTCTCACGGTCGAAGACCCGGTCGAATACGAGATCGACGGCGTGATGCAGGTGCCCGTGAACCTGGCCGCCGGCCTGACCTTTGCCCGCGCGCTGCGGACTTTTCTCCGGCAGGATCCCGACATCGTCATGGTCGGCGAGATCCGCGACCTGGAGACGGCGCAGATCGCCATCCAGGCCTCGCTCACCGGCCACCTCGTGCTCAGTACGCTGCACACGAACGACGCCCCGTCCGCTGTCACCCGACTGGCGGACATGGGCATCGAGCCCTTCCTGCTCGCCTCGACCCTCGAGGCCGTGCTCGCCCAGCGGCTGGTGCGACGGCTTTGTCCAGCCTGTCGCTCCGCCTACACGCCGGATGAATCCCTGCTGCGGCAGCTCGGCCTGAATCCGTCGGAATCATCCCGGCGCGAGTTCTACCGTAGTGTCGGTTGCGTTTCTTGTAACCTATTAGGTTACAAAGGCCGGCTCGGTCTCTTCGAGTATTTGCCGATGACCGATGCATTGCGCGAGCTGGTGGGGCAGGGCGTGTCCCTGGTGCAACTCCGACAGAAGGCGGTGGCGCAGGGCATGACCTCGTTGCGCGACGCCGGCCTCGCCGCCATTCTGGCCGGCGAGACGACGATTGAAGAGGTGGTCAAATACACCTGA
- a CDS encoding type IV pilus twitching motility protein PilT — protein MSYEMNDLLELVVDQKSSDLHLQVGVPPCLRLRGSMTPIDGPELRPEDTEQLMLSITPDNHIQNVKLNGGTDFGFAFGDKARFRVSVLKAKGNYGMVLRQIPNQLFDLRTIGMPDKIKELLYRQRGLFLVTGPTGSGKSTTLASMMNYINENRDGHIITIEDPIEYYHPHKKCVVTQREVGSDVPSFAEAIKRALRQDPDVILVGELRDLETIEAAISAAETGHLVFGTLHTNSAAKTVDRIVDAFPANMKEMIRMQLSTSIIAVISQSLCKKKTGGRIAAYEIMVNTSSIASLIRDNKTFRIPSDIQTGANLGMITLDTHLMSLVNRELIEPDEALEKSQDPVVMKEKLTSMGFKLREL, from the coding sequence ATGAGCTACGAAATGAATGACCTCCTGGAGCTGGTCGTGGACCAGAAGAGCTCCGATCTCCACCTGCAGGTCGGCGTCCCGCCCTGCCTGCGCCTCCGCGGCAGCATGACCCCGATCGACGGCCCCGAGCTGCGCCCCGAGGACACGGAGCAGTTGATGCTCTCCATCACGCCGGACAACCACATCCAGAACGTGAAGCTCAACGGCGGCACCGACTTCGGCTTCGCCTTCGGTGACAAGGCCCGCTTCCGCGTGTCCGTGCTCAAGGCCAAGGGCAACTACGGCATGGTGCTCCGGCAGATCCCCAACCAGCTCTTCGACCTCCGCACCATCGGCATGCCCGACAAGATCAAGGAGCTGCTCTACCGCCAGCGCGGCCTCTTCCTCGTCACCGGCCCGACCGGCTCCGGCAAGTCCACCACGCTCGCCTCGATGATGAATTACATCAACGAGAACCGCGACGGCCACATCATCACGATCGAGGACCCGATCGAGTATTATCACCCGCACAAGAAGTGCGTCGTCACCCAGCGCGAGGTCGGCTCCGACGTGCCGAGCTTCGCCGAGGCCATCAAGCGCGCCCTGCGCCAGGACCCCGACGTCATCCTCGTGGGTGAATTGCGCGACCTGGAGACCATCGAGGCCGCCATCTCGGCCGCCGAGACGGGTCACTTGGTGTTCGGCACGCTGCACACCAACAGCGCCGCCAAGACCGTGGACCGCATCGTGGACGCCTTCCCGGCCAACATGAAGGAGATGATCCGCATGCAGCTCTCCACCTCGATCATCGCCGTCATCTCCCAGTCGCTCTGCAAGAAGAAGACCGGCGGCCGCATCGCGGCCTACGAGATCATGGTCAACACCTCGTCCATCGCCTCGCTCATCCGCGACAACAAGACCTTCCGCATCCCGTCGGACATTCAGACGGGCGCCAACCTCGGCATGATCACGCTCGACACCCACCTGATGAGCCTGGTCAACCGCGAGCTCATCGAGCCCGACGAGGCGCTCGAGAAGTCGCAGGACCCGGTCGTCATGAAGGAGAAGCTCACCTCCATGGGCTTCAAGCTGCGCGAGCTCTAA
- a CDS encoding GspE/PulE family protein encodes MTTADDYAVQIALKRGLVTAGQLEAAQRKAADHPALTSAAPGVLDILLTDAALDQAALGRAVADEFGMPWVTLAGMPISPAVLATLPRSFVVEHTVIPFAREGGVLRVAVADPIAVDVIDSLAYLAGTVVQPVLASVADVRQAITRYYSGEVADLDAASGNEPAAAVAVASGEEGQASDHDAPIIKLVHTLIAEAIRRRASDIHLEPLERRFRVRYRIDGVLLEADAPPKRLQLAVISRLKIMANISIAEKRVPQDGRIQVNLGGRTLDLRVSSLPTAHGESIVMRILDKEGLKLGMPELGFLPDDQGEFEQLIASPDGIMLVTGPTGSGKTTTLYASLHHLNQPDRKIITVEEPVEYQLSGINQVPVNAAIGMTFAAALRAMLRQAPNIVMVGEIRDLETAEIAINASLTGHLVFSTLHTNDAPSAVTRLIDIGAKPFLVAAALRSVMAQRLVRRICAACKRPYTPAAHELHALGLKPGRLEGATFAHGAGCAACHGTGYQGRMGIFEIFRVHDGIRAMIYDNVTAARLRAQARQDGMRTMREDGVRKVLAGLTTIEEVVTVTVGDPL; translated from the coding sequence GTGACCACCGCCGACGACTACGCTGTGCAAATCGCCCTCAAACGGGGCCTGGTCACGGCTGGCCAGCTGGAAGCGGCCCAACGCAAGGCGGCGGACCACCCCGCCCTTACGAGCGCCGCGCCGGGCGTGCTGGACATTTTGTTGACGGACGCCGCGCTCGACCAGGCGGCACTCGGGCGCGCGGTGGCGGATGAATTCGGCATGCCCTGGGTCACGCTGGCCGGGATGCCGATCTCCCCGGCGGTGCTCGCCACCCTGCCGCGCTCGTTTGTGGTGGAACACACCGTCATCCCCTTTGCCCGGGAGGGTGGGGTGCTGCGTGTCGCCGTGGCGGACCCCATCGCGGTCGATGTCATCGACAGCCTGGCCTACCTGGCCGGCACCGTGGTTCAACCGGTCCTGGCCTCCGTGGCGGATGTCCGGCAGGCCATCACCCGGTATTACAGCGGGGAGGTGGCCGACCTCGATGCTGCCTCGGGCAATGAACCTGCCGCTGCAGTCGCGGTGGCGAGCGGCGAGGAGGGACAGGCGAGTGACCACGACGCACCGATCATCAAGCTCGTGCACACCCTCATCGCCGAGGCCATTCGCCGGCGTGCATCCGACATCCATCTCGAGCCCCTCGAGCGGCGGTTCCGCGTGCGTTACCGCATCGACGGCGTGCTGCTGGAGGCGGACGCGCCACCCAAGCGCCTGCAACTCGCCGTCATCTCGCGCCTGAAGATCATGGCGAACATCAGCATCGCCGAAAAGCGTGTGCCGCAGGACGGTCGCATCCAGGTCAACCTCGGCGGCCGCACATTGGACCTGCGCGTGTCCTCGCTGCCCACGGCCCACGGCGAGAGCATCGTGATGCGCATCCTCGACAAGGAGGGCCTGAAGCTCGGCATGCCGGAGCTCGGCTTTCTGCCGGACGACCAGGGGGAGTTCGAGCAGCTCATCGCCTCGCCCGACGGCATCATGCTCGTCACCGGACCCACCGGCTCCGGCAAGACCACCACGCTCTACGCCTCGCTGCACCACCTGAACCAGCCCGACCGCAAGATCATCACGGTCGAGGAGCCGGTGGAATACCAACTCTCCGGCATCAACCAGGTGCCCGTCAACGCGGCCATCGGCATGACCTTCGCTGCCGCGCTGCGCGCCATGTTGCGCCAGGCGCCCAATATCGTCATGGTCGGCGAAATCCGCGACCTGGAGACGGCCGAGATCGCCATCAACGCCTCGCTGACAGGCCACCTGGTGTTCAGCACCCTGCACACCAACGACGCCCCGTCCGCCGTCACGCGCCTGATCGACATTGGCGCCAAGCCCTTCCTCGTGGCCGCCGCATTGCGCTCGGTCATGGCGCAGCGGCTGGTGCGTCGCATCTGCGCGGCCTGCAAGCGCCCTTACACGCCCGCGGCGCACGAACTGCACGCCTTGGGGCTGAAGCCCGGCCGGCTGGAGGGCGCGACTTTCGCCCACGGCGCCGGTTGCGCTGCCTGCCACGGCACCGGCTACCAGGGCCGGATGGGGATCTTTGAGATCTTCCGCGTGCATGACGGCATCCGCGCCATGATTTACGACAATGTAACGGCCGCCCGCCTGCGGGCGCAGGCCCGGCAGGACGGCATGCGCACCATGCGGGAGGACGGGGTGCGCAAAGTCCTTGCCGGCCTCACGACAATCGAGGAGGTTGTGACCGTCACCGTTGGCGACCCGCTTTAA
- the rho gene encoding transcription termination factor Rho, whose protein sequence is MSVPPKSDEDSSAASDSATTKKPARSRLIRGGKKTPKVVTKEIDFHEAPSAPAPEPVRAPAPEPVREAPPQAESAPADHGDYGGDQGQPQAQHDGGGQQQEGGNGGQHQQGGGGGKWGRRHRGNKFRGGGGGKWGGGNQNFQGPKHPPQPAPPKEVVHYGDLPDPARFQSLEALEQLADEIARSKTDPVWLNELFALNLAELTAFAKKLEVKFEGAPNRRQLITQIFATIAEQKIPLYDRGYLDLTDRGLWFVVHDDVNYRLYPEDAFLPEIFVKHFGLKRGHAVEVQLQPPQGNDRCPAVVAVRKVMGGKPGEISKIPPFEELVPYYPLKRILLEVPEKKDVSMRMVDIITPIGFGQRGLIVAPPRTGKTILMQNMANSIAENSPDAKLIILLVDERPEEVTDFKRHCKGEVVSSTFDEAPESHVHCAEMVIEKARRLVEQGEHVVILLDSITRLARAYNALASNSGKIMSGGLEANALQKPKRFFGSARNIEGGGSLTIIGTALVDTGSRMDEIIFEEFKGTGNMELHLDRDLVNKRIFPALNIDKSGTRKEELIYHPDELIKIYSLRRAMQGVPAADSMDMLIQRLKKTKTNTEFLLSLNR, encoded by the coding sequence ATGTCAGTCCCCCCTAAATCCGACGAAGATTCCAGCGCCGCCAGTGATTCGGCCACCACCAAGAAGCCCGCGCGCTCCCGCCTGATCCGGGGCGGCAAGAAAACCCCCAAGGTGGTCACCAAAGAGATCGACTTTCACGAGGCCCCGTCGGCTCCCGCACCCGAGCCGGTCCGCGCTCCGGCGCCGGAACCCGTGCGCGAAGCGCCGCCCCAGGCCGAATCAGCGCCCGCCGATCATGGTGACTACGGCGGCGACCAGGGTCAACCGCAAGCCCAGCACGACGGCGGCGGTCAGCAGCAGGAAGGTGGCAATGGCGGCCAGCACCAGCAAGGTGGGGGCGGCGGAAAATGGGGCCGGCGTCACCGCGGTAATAAGTTTCGCGGCGGTGGAGGCGGAAAGTGGGGTGGCGGCAACCAGAATTTCCAAGGCCCGAAGCATCCGCCGCAACCCGCGCCACCGAAGGAAGTCGTCCACTACGGCGACCTCCCTGATCCCGCGCGCTTCCAGAGCCTCGAGGCCCTCGAGCAGCTCGCCGACGAGATCGCCAGGAGCAAGACCGACCCGGTCTGGTTGAACGAACTCTTCGCGCTGAACCTCGCCGAGCTCACCGCCTTCGCCAAGAAACTCGAGGTGAAGTTCGAGGGCGCGCCGAACCGCCGCCAGCTCATCACGCAGATTTTCGCCACGATCGCCGAGCAGAAGATCCCGCTCTACGACCGCGGCTACCTGGATCTGACCGATCGCGGCCTCTGGTTTGTCGTGCACGACGACGTGAACTACCGGCTCTACCCGGAGGACGCCTTCTTGCCGGAGATCTTCGTCAAGCACTTCGGGCTCAAGCGCGGCCACGCGGTCGAGGTCCAGCTGCAGCCCCCGCAGGGCAACGACCGCTGCCCGGCCGTGGTGGCCGTCCGCAAGGTCATGGGCGGCAAGCCGGGTGAGATCTCCAAGATCCCGCCGTTCGAGGAACTGGTGCCGTATTATCCGCTCAAGCGCATCCTGCTCGAGGTGCCGGAGAAAAAGGACGTCTCCATGCGCATGGTCGACATCATCACGCCCATTGGCTTCGGCCAGCGCGGCCTGATTGTCGCCCCGCCGCGCACCGGCAAGACGATCCTCATGCAGAACATGGCGAACTCCATCGCCGAGAACTCGCCCGACGCGAAACTCATCATCCTGCTCGTGGACGAGCGCCCCGAGGAGGTCACCGACTTCAAACGCCATTGCAAGGGCGAGGTCGTCAGCTCGACCTTCGACGAGGCGCCGGAGAGCCACGTGCACTGCGCCGAGATGGTGATCGAGAAAGCCCGCCGGCTCGTCGAGCAGGGCGAGCACGTCGTCATCCTGCTCGATTCCATCACCCGCCTGGCCCGCGCCTACAACGCGCTGGCCTCGAACAGCGGCAAGATCATGTCCGGCGGCCTCGAGGCCAACGCGCTGCAGAAGCCCAAGCGCTTCTTCGGCTCGGCCCGCAACATCGAGGGCGGCGGCAGCCTGACCATCATCGGCACGGCGCTGGTCGACACCGGCAGCCGCATGGACGAGATCATTTTTGAGGAATTCAAGGGCACCGGCAACATGGAGCTCCACCTCGACCGCGACCTCGTCAACAAGCGCATCTTCCCCGCGCTCAACATCGACAAGAGCGGCACCCGCAAGGAGGAGCTCATCTACCACCCCGACGAGCTCATCAAAATCTACTCGCTGCGCCGCGCCATGCAGGGCGTGCCGGCGGCCGACTCGATGGACATGCTCATCCAGCGGCTCAAAAAGACCAAGACCAACACCGAGTTCCTGCTGAGCCTCAACCGCTGA
- the coaE gene encoding dephospho-CoA kinase (Dephospho-CoA kinase (CoaE) performs the final step in coenzyme A biosynthesis.), whose product MVGLTGGMGCGKSTAAARFAERGFRRLDADQVVRDELLPSPEVAAAIRDRLGPSMLAADGSVRRDRVAGKVFKDPAALAWLEELLHPRLLERWRGMVAASPGTAFIVEVPLLFEKGLENWFDFTVCVTTDSESQLRRLEQRGIPRDQARERISQQLPLARKCELADHVLLNDGTPEFLREQVDALADRLLNSQPDRPAGRIHVSPP is encoded by the coding sequence ATGGTCGGCCTGACCGGCGGCATGGGATGTGGCAAGTCGACCGCGGCGGCCCGGTTCGCCGAGCGGGGTTTCCGCCGGCTGGACGCCGACCAGGTCGTCCGGGACGAATTGCTGCCCAGCCCCGAGGTGGCCGCCGCCATCCGGGACCGGCTGGGGCCCTCGATGCTGGCCGCCGACGGCAGCGTGCGCCGCGACCGGGTGGCCGGGAAGGTTTTCAAGGACCCGGCGGCCCTCGCCTGGCTGGAGGAACTGTTGCATCCGCGCCTGCTGGAACGCTGGCGCGGGATGGTCGCCGCGAGCCCGGGCACGGCCTTCATTGTCGAGGTTCCGCTGTTGTTTGAGAAGGGTTTGGAAAATTGGTTTGATTTCACCGTCTGCGTCACCACAGACTCCGAATCGCAATTGAGGCGGCTGGAACAGCGAGGCATCCCCCGGGACCAAGCCCGCGAGCGTATCTCCCAGCAACTGCCACTGGCCCGCAAGTGCGAGTTGGCAGACCACGTTCTCCTGAATGACGGTACCCCCGAATTTCTCCGTGAACAGGTCGACGCGCTGGCAGACCGCCTCTTGAACTCCCAACCCGACCGGCCCGCAGGCCGCATTCATGTCAGTCCCCCCTAA
- a CDS encoding YifB family Mg chelatase-like AAA ATPase, which yields MLATIGSAALLGIDAVPVSVEVNTGETGVPNLILVGLPDAAVKESEDRVFSALSNSGLRMPRTRTTINLAPGDLRKEGAIYDLPIALGILVATGQLVCERLGDYLIAGELSLSGATRPIKGGLAMAVLARESRRRSALLPPGAAQEAALVEGLQVYEITSLDQATRFLAGQLKLTPLAAPHAATVPARGDHEPDFADIKGQHAVRRAVEVAVAGGHNLIMIGPPGSGKSMIAKRIPGIMPQPTLDEYLDILRIHSAAGQTMQDGLHFLQRPARAPHHTISDVGLLGGGAIPGPGEISLAHHGVLFLDELPEFKRSALEVLRQPLEDGHVTISRSAGKITLPCHFMLVAAMNPCPCGYLGDAKHECRCSPAQVQRYRARISGPLLDRIDLHVEAPALSITELRSERAGESSSSIRERVEQARQVQLVRFRGTKLTANSRMPASQLKKFCALDAALGDLLQQAMEQLALSARAYDRILKVARTIADLAGAERIGQPHLLEAIQYRSLDRNVFY from the coding sequence ATGTTAGCCACTATCGGCTCAGCCGCGCTGCTGGGCATTGATGCCGTGCCCGTGTCGGTCGAGGTCAACACCGGCGAGACCGGCGTGCCCAACCTGATCCTCGTCGGCCTGCCCGACGCCGCGGTCAAGGAATCCGAGGACCGGGTCTTTTCCGCGCTCAGCAACTCCGGCCTGCGCATGCCCCGCACGCGCACGACCATCAACCTCGCGCCGGGCGACCTGCGCAAGGAGGGCGCCATCTACGACCTGCCCATCGCACTCGGCATCCTCGTCGCCACCGGCCAGCTGGTGTGCGAACGGCTCGGCGACTATCTCATCGCCGGCGAACTCAGCCTGTCCGGCGCCACGCGCCCCATCAAGGGCGGCCTCGCGATGGCCGTGCTGGCGCGCGAGTCGCGGCGGCGGTCCGCCCTGCTGCCACCGGGGGCCGCGCAGGAGGCGGCGCTCGTCGAGGGCCTGCAGGTCTACGAGATCACTTCGCTCGACCAGGCGACACGTTTCCTCGCCGGCCAGCTCAAGCTCACCCCGCTCGCCGCCCCGCACGCGGCCACCGTTCCCGCCCGCGGCGATCACGAGCCGGATTTCGCCGACATCAAGGGCCAGCACGCGGTCCGCCGCGCCGTCGAGGTCGCCGTCGCCGGCGGCCACAACCTCATCATGATCGGGCCGCCCGGTTCCGGAAAATCCATGATCGCCAAGCGCATTCCCGGCATCATGCCACAACCGACGCTCGACGAATACCTCGACATCCTGCGCATCCACTCCGCCGCCGGCCAGACCATGCAGGACGGCCTGCATTTCCTGCAACGCCCGGCCCGCGCGCCGCATCACACCATTTCCGACGTCGGCCTGCTCGGCGGCGGCGCGATTCCCGGCCCGGGGGAAATCTCCCTCGCGCATCACGGCGTGCTTTTCCTGGACGAATTGCCGGAGTTCAAGCGCTCGGCCCTCGAGGTTCTGCGCCAACCGCTCGAGGACGGCCACGTGACCATCTCGCGCAGCGCCGGCAAGATCACCCTGCCCTGCCACTTCATGCTCGTGGCCGCCATGAACCCCTGTCCCTGCGGCTACCTGGGGGACGCCAAGCACGAGTGCCGTTGCTCGCCGGCCCAGGTGCAGCGCTACCGGGCGCGCATCAGCGGTCCCCTGCTCGATCGCATCGACCTGCATGTCGAGGCTCCGGCCCTTTCGATCACCGAACTCCGCAGTGAGCGGGCCGGCGAGTCGTCGTCCTCGATCCGGGAGCGCGTCGAACAAGCACGGCAGGTGCAGTTGGTACGGTTCCGCGGCACGAAACTCACCGCCAATTCCCGCATGCCCGCTTCGCAGCTCAAAAAATTCTGCGCCCTCGACGCGGCGCTCGGCGACCTGCTCCAGCAGGCCATGGAGCAACTGGCGCTGTCCGCCCGTGCCTACGACCGCATCCTGAAGGTGGCGCGCACGATCGCGGACCTGGCCGGCGCGGAGCGCATCGGGCAGCCGCACCTGCTCGAGGCGATCCAATACCGAAGCCTCGATCGGAACGTTTTCTATTGA
- a CDS encoding PadR family transcriptional regulator yields the protein MPKEKPDLVYGTLDMLVLRTLQNGPRHGLAIADRIQQMSTDVLRVEQGSLYPALYRLEAQGWLKAEEGLSETNRKARFYRLTAAGRRQLEAETEHWARVTAAINLVLEKA from the coding sequence ATGCCAAAGGAAAAACCGGACCTAGTGTACGGGACCCTGGATATGCTCGTGCTGCGAACGCTGCAGAATGGACCGCGACATGGGCTGGCCATCGCCGATCGCATCCAGCAGATGTCCACTGACGTGCTGAGGGTTGAACAGGGCTCGCTCTACCCTGCCCTCTATCGCCTGGAAGCGCAGGGTTGGTTGAAGGCCGAGGAAGGTCTCTCTGAGACCAACCGCAAGGCACGTTTCTACCGGCTGACGGCGGCGGGGCGGAGACAACTGGAAGCAGAGACGGAGCACTGGGCACGCGTGACCGCCGCGATCAATCTCGTCCTCGAAAAGGCCTGA